One region of Chrysemys picta bellii isolate R12L10 chromosome 21, ASM1138683v2, whole genome shotgun sequence genomic DNA includes:
- the DDOST gene encoding dolichyl-diphosphooligosaccharide--protein glycosyltransferase 48 kDa subunit, whose amino-acid sequence MEAAAALPSGRLLLLVLVGLGLAQADGGPRTLVLLENINLRDTHSLFLRSLADRGFDLTFRTADDPGLSLIKYGEFLYDNLIIFSPSVEDFGGNINVETITAFIDGGGSVLVAASSDIGDPLRELGSECGIEFDEERTAVIDHHNYDISDPGQHTLIVADSENLLKAPTIVGKTPLNPVLFRGVGMVADPDNPLVLDILTGSSTSYSFFPDKPITQYPHAVGKNTLLIAGLQARNNARVVFSGSLDFFSDAFFNSAVQKATPGSQRYSQTGNYELAIALSRWVFKEEGVLRVGEVSHHRVGERSPPNAYTVTDLVEYNIVIEKLSDGKWVPFDGDDIQLEFVRIDPFVRTFLKKNGGRYSVQFKLPDVYGVFQFKVDYNRLGYTHLYSSTQVSVRPLQHTQYERFIPSAYPYYASAFSMMIGLFMFSIVFLHMKEKEKSD is encoded by the exons ATGGAGGCAGCGGCCGCTCTCCCCTCAGGGcggctcctgctgctggtgctaGTCGGGCTGGGCCTGGCCCAGGCGGACGGGGGGCCCCGCACCCTGGTGCTGCTGGAGAACATCAACCTGCGGGACACGCACTCGCTCTTCCTCCGGAGCCTGGCGG ATAGAGGCTTTGACCTCACCTTCAGGACTGCTGATGACCCTGGCCTGTCCCTCATAAAATATGGAGAATTTCTGTATGACaacttgattattttctccccatCTGTAGAAG ATTTTGGCGGAAACATCAATGTGGAGACAATTACTGCTTTCATCGATGGAGGCGGAAGTGTCCTTGTGGCTGCCAGTTCTGACATTG GTGATCCTCTGCGAGAGCTGGGCAGTGAGTGTGGAATAGAGTTTGATGAGGAAAGGACAGCAGTCATTGACCATCACAACTATGATATCTCAGACCCAGGCCAG CACACACTCATTGTCGCAGACTCTGAAAATCTACTGAAGGCTCCCACCATTGTGGGGAAAACTCCATTAAACCCTGTTCTCTTCCGAGGAGTTGG gaTGGTGGCTGATCCTGATAACCCTCTGGTACTAGATATCTTGACGGGCTCCTCTACATCTTACTCCTTCTTCCCAGATAAGCCCATCACACAG TACCCTCATGCTGTTGGGAAGAATACACTTTTGATTGCTGGTCTCCAGGCCAGGAACAACGCCCGTGTCGTTTTCAGTGGCTCCTTGGATTTCTTCAGCGATGCTTTCTTCAACTCTGCTGTGCAGAAAGCTACACCTGGCTCTCAGAG GTACTCTCAGACGGGTAACTACGAGCTCGCTATTGCCTTGTCCCGCTGGGTATTCAAGGAAGAGGGTGTGCTGCGGGTTGGAGAGGTATCTCACCATCGTGTAGGGGAGAGATCACCACCTAATGCCTACACTGTCACCGACCTCGTG GAGTACAACATTGTGATTGAAAAGCTCTCTGACGGGAAGTGGGTCCCCTTTGATGGAGATGATATTCAGCTGGAGTTTGTCCGCATTGATCCATTTGTAAGGACTTTTCTGAAGAAAAATG GTGGCAGATACAGTGTGCAGTTCAAGTTGCCGGATGTCTATGGAGTGTTTCAGTTTAAAGTGGACTATAACCGGCTGGGATACACCCACCTGTACTCCTCTACACAG GTGTCTGTGCGtcccctccagcacacacagtATGAGCGTTTTATCCCCTCAGCATATCCATATTATGCCAGCGCCTTCTCCATGATGATAGGCCTCTTCATGTTCAGCATCGTCTTCTTGCACATGAAGGAGAAGGAGAAATCTGACTGA